In Saccharicrinis fermentans DSM 9555 = JCM 21142, a genomic segment contains:
- the argC gene encoding N-acetyl-gamma-glutamyl-phosphate reductase: MIKVGIVGGAGYTAGELLRILLNHPHAEITCVQSTSNAGNPITAVHTDLLGDTELSFAPKLDTAKVDVIFLCMGHGKSKEFLTENRIPESIKIIDLSHDYRIETPGNDFVYGLPELNMEAIKTANKIANPGCFATAIQLALLPLAAAKQLNEVHVNAVTGSTGAGQKPTSTSHFSWRNNNLSVYKVFSHQHLGEIRQSLKQLQQDFNKPVNFVPVRGNFTRGIMATAYTDSDLSQEEAIQLYKRYYQDHPFVTVTDTNPNLKQVVNTNKAIVFIEKHEGKIFIVSMIDNLVKGASGQAVHNMNLMFGVDEKAGLRLKSVAF, translated from the coding sequence ATGATTAAAGTAGGAATCGTTGGTGGAGCAGGATATACAGCAGGAGAATTACTCAGAATATTACTGAACCATCCCCATGCAGAAATAACCTGCGTGCAAAGCACCAGTAATGCAGGAAACCCTATAACGGCGGTACACACCGATTTACTGGGAGATACAGAACTGAGCTTTGCTCCGAAACTAGACACAGCAAAAGTAGATGTCATATTTTTATGTATGGGTCACGGAAAATCCAAAGAATTCTTGACTGAAAATAGGATTCCGGAATCTATTAAAATCATCGACCTAAGTCATGACTACCGCATAGAAACTCCGGGAAACGATTTTGTATATGGTCTGCCAGAGCTGAATATGGAAGCCATAAAAACAGCCAATAAAATTGCCAATCCAGGTTGCTTTGCCACAGCAATTCAATTAGCTCTTTTACCATTGGCTGCAGCCAAGCAATTAAACGAAGTACATGTGAATGCTGTCACAGGCTCCACTGGAGCAGGACAAAAACCTACATCTACCTCGCACTTTAGCTGGCGCAACAACAACCTTTCTGTTTATAAAGTATTTTCGCACCAACATCTGGGTGAAATCAGGCAATCACTCAAACAGCTACAGCAAGATTTTAACAAGCCTGTTAACTTTGTACCGGTACGTGGAAATTTCACACGTGGTATTATGGCCACAGCATATACCGACAGCGACCTTAGTCAGGAAGAAGCAATTCAATTATATAAGCGTTACTATCAAGATCATCCTTTTGTAACTGTTACAGACACCAATCCCAACCTAAAACAGGTAGTCAACACCAATAAAGCAATTGTATTTATTGAAAAACATGAAGGCAAGATTTTCATCGTCAGCATGATCGACAACCTTGTGAAGGGAGCATCAGGACAAGCCGTACACAATATGAATTTGATGTTCGGAGTAGATGAAAAAGCAGGTCTTCGACTTAAATCCGTGGCCTTTTAA
- the proC gene encoding pyrroline-5-carboxylate reductase: MKNKKIAIIGGGNLGQAIAKGIVNSNIVAASNITVTRRRTHLIQTLKELDIRISSNNIEAATDANIIFLAVKPYQIQQVIEEISPYVQKGTIIISLATGIDALSIEKYFKKELPIFRAMPNTAIAIGESMTCISAHHANQEQEQIVLTLFEQVGQALIIPEELMSSATVLAACGIAYALRFIRAATQGGIEIGFGSNLALQVAAQTVKGAAELLIKAGTHPEEEIDKVTTPRGVTISGLNEMEHQGFSSALIKGVLTSFNKIENGK; this comes from the coding sequence ATGAAAAACAAAAAAATAGCAATTATAGGTGGCGGTAACTTAGGACAAGCCATAGCCAAAGGTATTGTTAACTCAAACATCGTTGCTGCGTCCAACATCACCGTCACCCGACGCAGAACCCATCTTATACAAACACTAAAAGAGCTTGACATCCGCATTAGCTCCAACAACATAGAAGCTGCCACAGATGCCAACATCATTTTCTTAGCTGTTAAGCCCTATCAGATTCAACAGGTAATAGAAGAAATTAGTCCTTACGTTCAAAAAGGTACCATCATTATCTCCTTGGCCACTGGCATAGACGCCTTGTCCATTGAAAAATATTTCAAAAAAGAACTCCCTATATTCAGAGCCATGCCCAACACGGCTATTGCCATTGGGGAGTCAATGACCTGTATTTCGGCACACCATGCCAACCAAGAGCAGGAACAAATTGTACTTACCCTTTTTGAGCAAGTTGGACAAGCACTGATTATTCCCGAAGAACTGATGTCTTCTGCCACTGTTCTGGCTGCTTGCGGAATAGCCTATGCCTTACGCTTTATTCGTGCTGCTACACAAGGAGGGATAGAAATTGGTTTTGGCTCAAACCTGGCATTGCAGGTGGCTGCGCAAACTGTAAAAGGAGCCGCTGAGCTTCTGATCAAAGCAGGCACACACCCCGAAGAAGAAATAGACAAGGTGACAACACCACGTGGTGTTACCATCTCCGGATTAAACGAGATGGAACACCAGGGCTTTAGCTCTGCCCTCATCAAAGGAGTATTAACATCATTTAATAAAATTGAGAACGGTAAGTAA
- a CDS encoding aspartate aminotransferase family protein gives MKLFDVYPLFDIEPVKAQGCYIWDKNDHKYLDLYGGHAVISIGHTHPHYVERITQQLNQIGFYSNSVQNQLQKDLARKLGEISGLDDYNLFLCNSGAEANENALKLASFATGKKKVISFKKGFHGRTSAAVAVTDNPKIIAPINSKHESVILELNNLDTVEEALKNNDICAVIIEGIQGIGGIIVPDAEFLEGLEQLCNQYNTVLILDEIQSGYGRSGKFFAFQYSKVKPHLVTMAKGMGNGFPIGGVLISNKFEPWYGMLGTTFGGNYLACAAALAVLEVIEKEDLIQNAQKVGSHLLAKAKKMLKGCKVRGYGLMIGLEFDEEIVALRKKLLFEEKIFTGVSGTKTIRILPPLNLSIEEADLFIDKLVKCVQ, from the coding sequence ATGAAACTATTTGATGTATATCCCCTCTTTGACATTGAGCCAGTAAAAGCTCAGGGATGTTATATTTGGGATAAAAACGATCATAAATACCTGGATTTATACGGAGGTCATGCAGTTATAAGCATTGGTCATACGCACCCCCATTATGTAGAACGAATTACGCAACAATTAAATCAAATTGGTTTCTATTCCAACTCGGTTCAGAACCAGCTCCAAAAGGATTTAGCCCGGAAGCTGGGCGAGATATCAGGACTGGATGACTACAATTTATTTCTATGTAATTCTGGAGCCGAAGCCAATGAAAATGCATTAAAACTAGCCTCCTTTGCCACTGGTAAAAAGAAAGTTATCTCTTTCAAAAAAGGATTCCATGGTCGCACCTCGGCTGCTGTTGCTGTTACCGACAATCCTAAAATAATAGCACCCATCAACAGTAAACACGAAAGTGTTATTCTCGAACTTAACAACCTGGACACTGTTGAAGAAGCATTAAAGAACAATGACATTTGCGCCGTAATCATCGAAGGCATCCAAGGCATTGGTGGCATCATCGTACCCGATGCAGAATTTCTAGAAGGACTAGAACAACTATGTAATCAATACAATACCGTGCTCATCCTGGACGAAATACAATCAGGCTACGGACGTTCAGGAAAATTCTTTGCATTTCAATACAGCAAGGTAAAACCACATCTGGTAACCATGGCCAAAGGAATGGGCAATGGCTTTCCCATTGGAGGCGTATTAATATCTAACAAGTTTGAACCATGGTACGGCATGCTAGGCACTACCTTTGGGGGAAATTACCTGGCATGTGCCGCTGCATTGGCAGTTTTGGAAGTAATAGAAAAGGAAGACCTAATACAAAATGCCCAGAAAGTAGGCAGTCACTTACTGGCCAAAGCTAAAAAAATGTTAAAAGGATGCAAGGTACGTGGGTATGGACTAATGATTGGCTTAGAATTTGATGAGGAAATTGTAGCGTTAAGAAAGAAACTTCTTTTTGAAGAAAAAATATTTACCGGAGTATCAGGCACTAAAACCATAAGAATTTTACCTCCATTAAATCTTAGTATTGAGGAAGCAGATTTATTTATTGATAAATTGGTAAAATGCGTTCAATAA
- the argR gene encoding arginine repressor yields MKIKAQRLTTIQNIISKQKVSSQEELLMLLEKEGFMTTQATLSRDLKFLKVAKVPHLDKGYVYELPSGVNKTTDETQDDFPISGVESIDFTGNLAVIKTRPGFAGGIASIIDSHDPYEILGTIAGDDTILLINREGVSKGHMLEVLAMFIPGLKNKTL; encoded by the coding sequence ATGAAGATTAAAGCGCAAAGGCTAACCACTATTCAAAACATCATTAGCAAGCAAAAGGTAAGTAGTCAGGAGGAGCTACTCATGCTTTTGGAGAAGGAAGGCTTTATGACCACACAAGCCACCCTGTCACGCGATTTAAAGTTTTTAAAAGTAGCCAAAGTACCACATCTTGACAAAGGCTATGTATACGAACTACCCTCCGGGGTTAATAAAACGACTGATGAGACGCAGGATGACTTTCCCATTAGTGGCGTAGAATCCATTGATTTCACCGGTAATTTGGCGGTGATAAAAACGCGACCAGGTTTTGCAGGCGGCATAGCATCAATCATAGACAGCCACGACCCCTACGAAATTTTAGGAACCATTGCCGGGGATGACACCATACTTTTAATCAACAGAGAAGGTGTCTCCAAGGGACATATGCTAGAAGTATTAGCCATGTTCATTCCCGGATTAAAAAACAAAACGTTGTAG
- a CDS encoding GNAT family N-acetyltransferase → MNNDFNIEVANESHLKYVDEILNTIADAAKVRGTGIAKRSPGYIIQKINEGKAIIALLDKSFAGFCYIESWGHDRFVANSGLIVVDQYRGQGLAKAIKSKAFELSRKKFPNSKLFGLTTGLAVMKINSELGYKPVTFSELTDDELFWKGCQSCVNYDILVRTNRRHCLCTGMLYDPAKAQGQEKEKSFGVYGRWLRFKQSVFLKGNKKKDNNKVSYFKRLQTKLIS, encoded by the coding sequence ATGAATAACGATTTTAACATAGAGGTTGCCAACGAGTCTCATTTAAAATATGTAGATGAGATACTCAACACCATTGCCGATGCGGCAAAAGTGAGAGGCACTGGTATCGCCAAGAGAAGTCCTGGTTACATTATACAAAAGATAAACGAAGGGAAGGCCATTATTGCTCTTCTCGATAAATCATTTGCAGGCTTTTGTTACATAGAGTCGTGGGGACACGACAGGTTTGTGGCCAATTCGGGCTTAATAGTAGTAGATCAATATAGGGGACAGGGCTTGGCCAAAGCCATTAAATCAAAGGCCTTTGAGCTATCCCGTAAGAAATTTCCCAATTCAAAGCTATTCGGACTCACAACGGGTCTGGCAGTAATGAAGATCAACTCAGAGCTAGGATACAAACCAGTCACATTTTCAGAGTTGACCGATGATGAATTGTTTTGGAAAGGATGTCAGAGCTGTGTGAACTACGACATACTGGTAAGAACAAACCGCAGACATTGCTTATGCACCGGAATGCTTTATGATCCTGCCAAGGCACAAGGACAAGAAAAGGAAAAGAGCTTTGGTGTATACGGAAGGTGGTTAAGGTTCAAGCAATCAGTTTTCCTCAAGGGAAACAAAAAGAAAGACAACAACAAAGTGTCCTATTTTAAGAGATTGCAAACAAAATTAATATCGTAA
- a CDS encoding argininosuccinate synthase, producing the protein MEKVVLAFSGGLDTSFCVKYLKHEKNLDIYSAIANTGGFSDDELKNIEEGAYKLGVTKHATLDVTDVYYRNCIRYMIYGNILKNNTYPLSVSSERIFQAYAIVDYARKIGAKYIAHGSTGAGNDQIRFDLTFQIIAPEIEIITPIRDLTLSREAEIEYLKKHGVERDWKKMEYSINKGLWGTSVGGKETLTSNKNLPEAAYPSQLEKKEPTELVIEFKKGEIASVNDETFAVPVDAIRKIEAIGSAYAIGRDTHIGDTIIGIKGRVGFEAAAPMLIIKAHHLLEKHTLTKWQMYWKEQLSNWYGMLLHEAQYVEPVMRDIEKFLDNSQKNVNGKVKLKLWPYRFELVGIESDNDLMNSGFGDYGEVNKGWSGDDVKGFTSIIGNQLKIFNNVNKGQLDIE; encoded by the coding sequence ATGGAAAAAGTAGTTTTAGCATTTAGTGGCGGATTAGACACTTCGTTTTGCGTTAAATATTTAAAGCACGAAAAAAATCTGGATATATATTCTGCCATTGCTAACACGGGAGGCTTCTCTGATGACGAATTAAAAAACATTGAAGAGGGAGCCTACAAGCTAGGAGTAACGAAGCATGCAACACTCGACGTTACAGACGTTTATTACCGCAACTGCATCCGCTATATGATTTACGGTAACATCCTTAAAAACAATACTTATCCATTATCTGTAAGCTCCGAAAGGATTTTTCAGGCCTATGCCATTGTTGATTATGCCCGTAAAATAGGTGCCAAATACATTGCGCATGGAAGTACAGGTGCGGGCAACGATCAGATACGCTTTGACCTAACATTTCAGATCATTGCGCCTGAAATAGAGATCATTACTCCCATCCGAGACTTAACCCTGTCACGTGAGGCAGAGATAGAATATCTGAAAAAACATGGCGTTGAAAGAGACTGGAAAAAGATGGAATACTCCATTAACAAAGGTCTTTGGGGCACCAGTGTTGGAGGAAAGGAAACCTTAACATCCAACAAAAACCTACCTGAAGCAGCTTACCCAAGTCAACTAGAAAAAAAAGAACCCACTGAGTTGGTCATTGAATTCAAGAAAGGAGAAATAGCATCGGTAAACGACGAAACATTCGCCGTTCCTGTAGACGCCATTCGAAAAATTGAAGCCATCGGTTCTGCTTATGCCATTGGCAGAGACACCCACATTGGTGACACGATCATTGGCATCAAAGGAAGAGTAGGCTTTGAAGCCGCAGCTCCTATGCTAATTATTAAGGCACACCACCTATTGGAAAAACACACGCTCACAAAATGGCAGATGTACTGGAAAGAACAACTAAGCAACTGGTACGGAATGCTATTACACGAGGCACAATATGTGGAGCCGGTAATGAGAGATATCGAGAAATTTCTGGATAACTCACAAAAGAATGTAAACGGAAAAGTTAAACTTAAATTATGGCCCTACCGTTTCGAGTTGGTGGGAATTGAATCCGACAACGATTTGATGAACTCCGGTTTTGGCGACTACGGCGAGGTAAACAAAGGTTGGAGCGGTGATGATGTTAAAGGATTTACATCCATAATAGGCAACCAGCTTAAGATCTTTAACAATGTCAATAAAGGCCAGTTAGACATTGAATAA
- a CDS encoding NUMOD4 domain-containing protein has translation MIKFFWNEEWKDIDFEEGALKKKYAISNYGRVISYIDKLEEGDLIKGGRLRGYATLPVRPFGKSKTFYIHKLVAQYFIENDREDAKFVIHVDYNKNNNYIQNLKWSTKEEVFKHQQHNPSVLEAREKQKGRKTVQGHKLSSTEVIRLKRKIFDPKRKSRLKIIAKQFGISEMQLYRIKSGENWGHVKVEINGVEY, from the coding sequence ATGATTAAATTTTTCTGGAACGAAGAGTGGAAAGACATTGATTTTGAAGAAGGTGCTCTGAAAAAAAAGTACGCCATATCCAATTACGGGAGAGTAATCAGTTACATCGACAAATTGGAAGAAGGAGATCTCATTAAAGGAGGTAGACTAAGAGGCTATGCCACATTGCCGGTTCGGCCGTTTGGAAAGTCTAAAACTTTTTACATTCATAAATTAGTTGCTCAGTATTTTATTGAAAACGACAGGGAAGATGCTAAATTTGTGATTCATGTAGATTACAACAAAAACAACAACTACATCCAGAATCTTAAATGGAGTACCAAGGAAGAAGTTTTTAAACATCAGCAGCACAACCCGTCGGTATTAGAGGCAAGAGAAAAACAAAAAGGACGAAAAACGGTTCAAGGACACAAACTGTCGTCGACCGAGGTAATTCGTTTGAAGCGAAAAATATTTGACCCCAAGCGCAAATCACGCTTAAAGATTATTGCCAAACAGTTTGGCATTAGTGAGATGCAACTATACCGAATAAAATCGGGAGAAAATTGGGGACACGTTAAAGTAGAAATTAATGGTGTAGAGTATTAG
- the carB gene encoding carbamoyl-phosphate synthase (glutamine-hydrolyzing) large subunit, with product MRKDIKKVVILGSGALKIGEAGEFDYSGSQALKALKEEGIETVLVNPNIATVQTSDKIADKIYFLPVTPYFVEEVIKKERPQGILLAFGGQTALNCGTKLYLSGVLEKYNLEVLGTPVQSIINTEDREIFANKLREIDVKTPISLAVTSVEEAVKASDEIGFPIIVRAAYTLGGMGSGFCYNKEELISRAENAFSYSDQILVEESLKGWKEVEYEVVRDKYNNCITVCNMENFDPLGIHTGESIVVAPSQTLSNSEYHKLRELAIKIIRHIGVVGECNVQYALDPESEDYRVIEVNARLSRSSALASKATGYPLAFVAAKLGLGYGLHELKNSVTKTTTTFFEPALDYVVCKIPRWDLNKFNGVSKQIGSSMKSVGEIMSIGRTFEEAIQKGLRMIGQGMHGFVANQPLKGIDVKTELAEPTDQRIYAIAEAFSLGMSVDEIHDLSKIDHWFLEKLKNISNLEIELKKYSKLEDLPDDLLRNAKRMGYSDFQIARCVFKSTSEVIGNDLIKVRAERKKRNILPVVKQIDTMAGEFPAQINYLYMTYSGSEHDIDYEKDGKSVVVLGSGAYRIGSSVEFDWCSVNALNTIREQKYRSVMINYNPETVSTDYDICDRLYFDELSFERVLDVIDLEAPKGVIVSVGGQIPNNLAMKLNGQQVPILGTSPENIDRAENRQKFSAMLDELNIDQPRWSELTSVDDIIAFSEEVGFPVLVRPSYVLSGAAMNVVSNKDELEHFLTLAANVSKEYPVVVSEFIEEAKEIEVDAVAKDGELVAYAISEHVEFAGVHSGDATIVFPPQKLYIETMRRVKKIAREIAKALHISGPFNMQLLGKNNELKVIECNLRASRSFPFVSKILKVNLIDLATQVMLGLDVQKPNKNLFDLDCVGIKAPQFSFARLAKADPVLGVDMSSTGEVGCIGDNFDEAILTSMLSVGYTIPKKNILISSGPLRSKMELLESARLLKEKGFNIFATGGTHKFFAENGVDTTLIYWPSEPDKRPNSLEMIREKEIDLVINIPKNLSTNELKNGYKIRRNAIDFNIPLITNARLASAFIQAFCKMGQDEISIKSWQEYK from the coding sequence ATGAGGAAAGACATTAAAAAAGTAGTAATACTTGGTTCGGGTGCGCTAAAAATCGGCGAAGCGGGAGAGTTTGACTATTCAGGTTCGCAAGCCCTTAAAGCATTAAAAGAAGAAGGTATTGAAACGGTTTTGGTTAATCCAAATATTGCAACTGTTCAAACTTCTGACAAGATTGCCGATAAAATTTATTTTTTACCCGTGACTCCATATTTTGTGGAAGAGGTCATTAAGAAAGAAAGACCCCAGGGTATATTATTGGCTTTTGGAGGACAAACAGCCTTAAATTGTGGAACCAAGCTTTATTTGTCGGGCGTATTAGAAAAATATAATCTGGAAGTGCTGGGAACGCCGGTGCAGTCGATTATTAATACCGAAGACCGTGAGATTTTTGCGAACAAGCTGAGAGAGATTGATGTAAAAACACCCATTAGTTTGGCTGTAACCTCTGTGGAAGAGGCAGTGAAGGCTTCTGATGAAATTGGTTTTCCTATCATTGTTAGGGCGGCTTATACGCTTGGAGGTATGGGTAGCGGATTTTGCTACAACAAGGAGGAGTTAATTTCGCGAGCAGAAAATGCATTTTCTTATTCGGATCAAATATTGGTTGAGGAATCGTTGAAAGGTTGGAAAGAGGTTGAATACGAGGTGGTTCGTGATAAGTATAATAACTGTATTACGGTCTGTAATATGGAAAATTTTGACCCATTGGGGATTCATACGGGAGAAAGTATTGTGGTTGCACCATCACAAACTTTATCCAACTCCGAATATCATAAGCTGCGTGAGTTGGCCATAAAAATTATACGTCATATTGGCGTGGTGGGAGAGTGTAATGTGCAGTATGCTTTGGATCCCGAATCGGAAGATTATCGTGTTATCGAGGTAAATGCCCGCTTGTCACGCTCCAGTGCTTTGGCTTCAAAGGCTACCGGATATCCATTGGCGTTTGTGGCAGCAAAACTTGGTTTGGGATATGGTTTGCATGAACTGAAAAACTCTGTTACCAAAACCACCACCACCTTTTTTGAGCCTGCCTTAGATTATGTGGTATGTAAGATTCCGCGCTGGGATTTGAATAAGTTTAACGGCGTTAGTAAGCAGATTGGTAGTAGTATGAAATCGGTGGGTGAGATCATGTCTATCGGTCGTACTTTTGAGGAGGCAATTCAAAAAGGGTTGCGTATGATTGGACAAGGGATGCATGGTTTTGTGGCCAACCAACCCTTGAAAGGAATTGATGTTAAAACAGAGCTGGCCGAACCAACGGATCAGCGTATATATGCCATTGCAGAGGCTTTTTCTCTGGGAATGAGTGTGGATGAAATTCATGACTTGAGTAAGATTGATCATTGGTTCCTGGAAAAACTGAAGAATATAAGTAATCTAGAGATAGAACTTAAAAAGTATTCGAAGTTGGAGGATCTCCCCGATGATTTGCTACGTAATGCAAAACGTATGGGATATTCCGATTTTCAAATAGCTCGTTGTGTCTTTAAGAGTACCAGCGAAGTGATTGGAAATGACTTGATAAAAGTGAGGGCCGAACGTAAAAAACGTAATATACTTCCGGTTGTGAAACAAATTGATACCATGGCGGGTGAGTTCCCTGCGCAAATCAATTACCTGTATATGACCTATAGCGGTAGTGAGCATGATATTGATTATGAGAAGGATGGTAAGTCGGTTGTTGTTTTAGGTAGTGGGGCTTATCGTATTGGTAGTTCGGTGGAGTTTGACTGGTGTAGTGTGAATGCGCTTAATACCATTCGTGAGCAGAAATACCGTTCGGTAATGATTAATTACAATCCTGAAACGGTGAGTACCGACTACGATATTTGTGATCGCTTATATTTTGATGAGCTTTCCTTTGAGCGTGTACTGGATGTTATAGACCTGGAGGCTCCTAAGGGTGTGATTGTTTCGGTGGGAGGACAGATACCGAATAACCTGGCTATGAAGCTGAATGGTCAGCAAGTGCCTATATTGGGTACTTCTCCCGAAAATATTGACAGGGCTGAAAACCGTCAGAAGTTCTCGGCCATGTTGGATGAGTTAAATATTGACCAGCCACGTTGGAGTGAGCTGACTTCTGTGGATGATATTATTGCCTTTTCTGAGGAAGTAGGTTTCCCGGTTTTGGTTCGTCCTAGTTATGTGCTTTCCGGTGCAGCCATGAATGTGGTTAGTAATAAGGATGAGCTGGAGCATTTCTTGACCTTGGCAGCCAATGTATCTAAGGAATATCCTGTGGTGGTTTCTGAATTTATTGAGGAAGCCAAAGAAATTGAGGTGGATGCCGTGGCTAAAGACGGTGAATTAGTGGCCTATGCAATCTCTGAGCATGTTGAGTTTGCAGGGGTGCATTCTGGTGATGCAACCATCGTTTTCCCTCCACAGAAATTGTACATAGAAACGATGCGAAGGGTGAAGAAAATCGCCAGGGAGATTGCCAAAGCCTTACATATTTCAGGACCCTTTAATATGCAGTTGCTGGGTAAAAATAACGAGCTGAAGGTTATTGAATGTAATTTAAGGGCTTCGCGTAGTTTTCCCTTTGTGTCTAAGATATTGAAAGTGAATCTGATTGATCTGGCCACACAGGTGATGTTGGGACTGGATGTGCAAAAACCCAATAAAAATTTGTTCGACTTGGATTGTGTAGGTATTAAAGCGCCTCAGTTCTCTTTTGCGCGTTTGGCCAAGGCCGATCCTGTATTGGGTGTGGATATGTCATCAACAGGTGAGGTAGGTTGTATTGGAGATAATTTTGATGAGGCCATACTTACTTCAATGCTCTCGGTAGGTTATACAATTCCTAAAAAAAATATATTGATTTCTTCGGGTCCATTGAGATCTAAAATGGAACTGCTGGAGAGTGCCCGCTTATTGAAGGAAAAAGGATTTAATATTTTTGCTACCGGTGGTACTCATAAATTCTTTGCGGAAAACGGTGTGGATACAACATTGATTTATTGGCCAAGTGAGCCGGATAAACGTCCAAACTCACTGGAAATGATTCGGGAAAAGGAAATCGATCTGGTAATCAATATACCTAAGAACCTAAGTACGAATGAACTAAAAAATGGGTATAAGATCCGTCGTAATGCCATCGACTTTAATATACCTTTGATTACCAATGCCCGTTTGGCCAGTGCTTTTATTCAAGCATTTTGTAAAATGGGACAGGATGAAATAAGTATCAAGAGCTGGCAAGAATATAAATAG
- the proB gene encoding glutamate 5-kinase → MYKSIIIKIGSNVLTKDDGTLHDQRVSHLVDQIAQLHDRNKKIILVSSGAVAAGRSMVQVHKKTDTVSSRQLLSSVGQVKLLNTYSTQFEKHHIQCAQVLVTKQDFRSREHYLNMKNCLSTLWDNDIVPIINENDAVSVTALMFTDNDELAGLLATMMNSEALFILSNINGIYNGNPDKKDTQVIRTIDSAHTDLSAYISTTKSNFGRGGMLTKCKIAQKTAASGISVHIANGTIKNILIDLNNAPKKVEHTHFTKGEKYPAVKKWMAYSEAFANAQVYINQGAMEALNSEKATSLLLAGVTHMQGNFKKGDLLKIMSEDGKAIGIGRAKYDRSKADEHLHDNKYQPLIHYDYLYLF, encoded by the coding sequence GTGTATAAATCCATTATAATAAAAATAGGCTCCAATGTGCTCACTAAAGACGACGGCACTCTTCATGATCAAAGAGTATCACACTTGGTGGACCAAATAGCCCAGCTGCACGACCGAAACAAAAAAATCATTTTAGTTTCTTCCGGAGCCGTTGCGGCAGGCAGGTCAATGGTGCAGGTACACAAAAAAACAGACACCGTTTCTTCTCGTCAACTACTATCTTCGGTTGGCCAGGTAAAATTACTCAACACCTATTCAACACAGTTCGAGAAACATCATATCCAATGCGCACAGGTTTTAGTGACCAAACAAGACTTCAGATCCAGAGAGCACTACCTGAATATGAAAAATTGCCTTTCAACTTTATGGGACAATGATATCGTTCCCATCATCAACGAAAACGATGCAGTATCTGTCACAGCCCTTATGTTTACCGACAACGATGAACTGGCAGGACTCTTAGCAACCATGATGAACTCCGAGGCACTTTTTATCTTGAGCAATATCAATGGCATCTACAACGGAAACCCCGATAAAAAGGACACACAAGTGATCAGAACCATCGACAGCGCTCACACCGATTTATCAGCATATATCTCCACCACCAAATCTAATTTCGGCCGTGGAGGGATGTTAACCAAATGTAAGATAGCGCAAAAGACGGCAGCATCAGGCATATCGGTCCACATCGCCAATGGCACCATCAAGAACATATTGATTGACTTAAATAACGCCCCCAAAAAGGTAGAACACACTCATTTTACAAAGGGAGAAAAATACCCCGCTGTAAAAAAATGGATGGCCTACTCTGAAGCATTTGCCAATGCTCAGGTTTATATTAACCAGGGTGCTATGGAAGCTTTAAATTCAGAAAAAGCTACCAGTTTATTATTGGCCGGTGTGACACATATGCAGGGTAACTTTAAAAAGGGCGACTTGCTAAAAATTATGTCTGAAGATGGGAAAGCAATAGGGATAGGAAGGGCCAAGTACGACCGATCGAAGGCCGATGAACATCTGCACGATAATAAATATCAGCCGCTAATCCATTATGATTATTTGTATTTATTTTAA